From Xylanibacter oryzae DSM 17970, a single genomic window includes:
- a CDS encoding glycosyl hydrolase 115 family protein, giving the protein MKNFICILLLLLSINSYGKVINDKEIKSPDRLVNFSSGDLLLNVKNCVSICLDPNDLKGVDIAVGNLCTDIHKVCGATVSTSADASSRIIIGTIGHSRAIDLLIKQGKIDGSMLRGKREKYIITSIGNQLIIAGSDRRGSIYGVYQLSQQIGVSPWYWWADVPVDHHDRIYINEGVYSEGEPAIRYRGIFLNDEAPCLTSWVKNTYGTDFGDHRFYSRVFELLLRLKANFIWPAMWGWAFYADDSLNSKTADDMGIIIGTSHHEPMCRSQKEWHNHTDNPNVEPQGAKRHADVGGAWDYTTNKANLDAFWAGGVARNKNTEDLVTIGMRGDGDMPMSNGKNIGLLQDIIKNQRRIIEQQRGKKAKDVPQVWALYKEVMDYYDAGMKVPDDVTLLLCDDNWGDVRRVPKAADRNRKGGWGLYYHVDYVGAPRNSKWINVTPTQNMWEQLTLAYDYGIDRLWILNVGDLKPMEYPIQMFMDMAWNPKQYRADNITDHTRKFCSEQFGESNADEAARLLNLCCKMNGRCTAEMLTSRTYNIHTGEWSEVVNQYTKLENEALRLFINLKPEQRDAYREIILFPIQAMSNLHYMYYAQAMNDSLYKAGNPDANKWADECKNAFHRDSLLCYQYNHDIAGGKWNGMMTQKHIGYRMWADMFPHDMMPKVNYISIGDKDGGYVFAGDKGFVSIEAEHYFAKHDGKAKWTVIPYMGRTLSGIAMMPYTSDVKGGSLTYRFRTNKSGIAKVKAHIIVKSTLDFLNCGGLKYNVSIDGGAPLTVNFNKDMNEKPQNINSKYYPVVVGRVVESVVDLPISDTAGDVHSFTISPLDPGIVIEKIVIDWGGYQPSYLFGNESAKTLSLQ; this is encoded by the coding sequence GGTGTGTGGCGCTACCGTCAGCACATCTGCCGATGCTTCTTCACGTATCATCATTGGTACAATTGGCCATTCTCGTGCCATCGACCTTTTGATTAAACAAGGTAAGATAGATGGCAGCATGCTACGTGGCAAGCGCGAAAAATATATTATTACATCTATTGGCAATCAACTTATTATTGCCGGTAGCGACCGCCGTGGTTCTATTTATGGCGTCTATCAACTGTCGCAGCAGATCGGTGTGTCGCCCTGGTATTGGTGGGCTGATGTGCCTGTTGACCATCACGACCGCATATATATCAATGAGGGCGTTTACTCAGAGGGAGAACCTGCCATACGCTATCGTGGCATTTTCCTCAACGACGAGGCGCCGTGCCTAACATCTTGGGTCAAGAATACTTATGGCACCGACTTTGGCGATCATCGTTTTTATTCACGTGTTTTCGAACTTCTTCTTCGTCTTAAAGCCAATTTCATATGGCCTGCCATGTGGGGATGGGCTTTCTATGCTGACGATTCGCTCAACAGCAAGACGGCCGACGATATGGGCATTATAATAGGAACATCTCATCACGAACCGATGTGCCGTTCGCAGAAAGAGTGGCATAACCATACTGACAATCCCAACGTCGAACCTCAGGGTGCTAAAAGGCATGCAGATGTGGGCGGAGCATGGGATTATACGACCAACAAGGCCAACCTCGATGCCTTCTGGGCAGGTGGTGTGGCTCGCAATAAGAATACCGAAGACCTTGTCACTATTGGCATGCGCGGCGATGGAGATATGCCAATGAGTAATGGCAAGAATATCGGTCTGCTACAGGATATCATCAAAAATCAACGTAGGATCATAGAACAGCAACGTGGCAAGAAGGCTAAGGATGTGCCGCAGGTCTGGGCTTTATATAAAGAGGTGATGGACTATTATGATGCAGGCATGAAAGTGCCCGACGATGTCACATTGCTACTCTGCGATGACAACTGGGGCGATGTGCGCCGTGTGCCTAAGGCTGCCGACCGCAACAGAAAGGGCGGTTGGGGTCTTTACTATCATGTCGACTATGTTGGTGCGCCACGCAACAGCAAATGGATCAACGTCACCCCTACTCAGAATATGTGGGAGCAGCTCACCCTGGCTTACGATTATGGCATAGACCGCCTGTGGATTCTTAATGTGGGCGATCTCAAACCGATGGAGTATCCTATACAGATGTTTATGGATATGGCTTGGAATCCCAAACAATACAGGGCCGACAACATCACAGACCACACACGCAAGTTCTGTTCAGAGCAGTTCGGCGAGAGCAATGCCGACGAGGCCGCACGCCTACTCAACTTATGCTGTAAGATGAACGGCCGCTGCACAGCCGAGATGCTGACCTCGCGTACCTATAATATCCATACCGGCGAATGGTCAGAGGTCGTAAATCAATACACCAAACTCGAGAACGAAGCTCTGCGTCTGTTCATCAACTTAAAACCGGAGCAGCGTGATGCCTACCGCGAAATCATCCTATTCCCCATCCAAGCCATGAGCAATCTGCATTACATGTATTACGCCCAGGCCATGAACGACAGTCTGTATAAGGCAGGCAATCCCGATGCCAACAAATGGGCCGACGAGTGCAAAAATGCATTCCACCGCGACTCGTTGCTTTGCTATCAGTACAATCATGATATAGCAGGGGGCAAATGGAATGGCATGATGACACAGAAACACATCGGCTACAGGATGTGGGCAGATATGTTCCCACACGACATGATGCCGAAGGTAAATTACATCTCAATAGGTGATAAAGACGGCGGATATGTCTTTGCGGGCGACAAAGGTTTTGTATCTATCGAGGCCGAGCATTACTTTGCCAAACACGATGGCAAAGCCAAATGGACGGTAATACCATACATGGGTCGCACATTAAGCGGTATAGCAATGATGCCATACACGAGTGATGTCAAAGGTGGCAGTTTAACTTACAGATTCCGAACCAACAAGAGTGGCATAGCCAAGGTCAAGGCTCATATAATAGTTAAGTCCACGCTCGACTTCCTTAATTGCGGTGGTCTGAAGTACAATGTCAGTATTGACGGAGGAGCACCTCTAACGGTCAATTTCAACAAAGACATGAACGAGAAGCCTCAAAACATAAATTCCAAGTACTACCCTGTTGTAGTAGGCAGAGTTGTAGAGAGTGTAGTAGATTTGCCAATCAGCGACACCGCCGGCGACGTGCATTCTTTCACTATCAGTCCGTTAGATCCGGGCATCGTTATAGAGAAGATAGTAATAGACTGGGGAGGTTATCAACCATCCTACCTTTTCGGCAATGAAAGTGCTAAGACTCTTTCATTACAGTAG
- a CDS encoding formate--tetrahydrofolate ligase: MKTELEIARECKLERIEKIAERIELPSEDLENYGKYIAKVPLKLIDADKVAKSNLILVTAISPTKAGIGKTTVCIGLSMAMNRLGKKSVLALREPSLGPCFGMKGGATGGGYSQVLPMDRINLHFTGDFHAITSAHNMIAALLDNYIYQHREEGFALKEVLWKRVLDINDRNLRCITTGLGPKTNGVVAESGFDITPASEIMAILCLAKDEEDLRLRIENILLGVTFDNKPFKVKDLGVGGAITVLLRDALSPNLVQTIEGTAAFIHGGPFANIAHGCNSILATKMAMTFGDYVVTEAGFGADLGAEKFLDIKCRKAGIQPKLTIIVATIMGLKMHGGMLVGDSNNGNIDNVKAGLENLDKHISNMRNMGQSVVVTLNRFSNDKEEEINIVRQHCKACGVGFAMNEAYMKGGEGCLELAQLAIDTISNNPSGDIKFTYSETDSIKDKITSVAKNVYGASNVVFKKSAKKALERVDEWGLSNYPVCIAKTQYSLSDDAKRYGVPKDFTFTIRDLVINTGAEMIVAVAGDIMRMPGLPKHPQAERIDIQDGLLVGLE; this comes from the coding sequence ATGAAAACGGAACTCGAAATTGCACGTGAATGCAAATTGGAACGCATTGAAAAGATTGCGGAAAGGATTGAATTACCAAGTGAGGATCTGGAAAACTATGGCAAGTATATTGCCAAAGTACCATTGAAACTTATTGACGCTGACAAAGTTGCCAAAAGTAATCTTATTCTTGTTACTGCTATAAGCCCTACTAAGGCCGGCATCGGAAAAACCACAGTATGCATTGGCTTATCAATGGCAATGAACAGACTGGGCAAAAAATCAGTATTGGCTCTTCGTGAGCCAAGTCTTGGTCCTTGCTTCGGCATGAAGGGCGGTGCTACCGGTGGAGGTTATTCACAGGTGTTGCCAATGGATAGAATTAATCTGCATTTCACAGGTGATTTCCATGCAATTACTTCTGCTCATAACATGATTGCGGCATTGCTTGATAATTACATTTATCAACACCGCGAGGAAGGTTTCGCTCTAAAAGAGGTGCTCTGGAAAAGAGTTCTTGATATCAACGACCGCAATTTGAGATGTATCACTACAGGTCTTGGCCCCAAGACTAACGGCGTTGTTGCAGAAAGCGGATTTGATATCACTCCTGCAAGTGAGATCATGGCTATACTTTGCTTGGCTAAAGACGAAGAAGACCTGAGACTTAGAATTGAGAATATTTTACTTGGAGTGACATTCGACAACAAACCATTCAAAGTGAAAGATCTTGGTGTTGGTGGAGCTATCACTGTTTTACTGAGAGACGCTTTATCACCAAACCTTGTACAGACAATAGAAGGAACAGCAGCATTTATTCACGGTGGTCCTTTTGCTAATATCGCCCATGGATGCAACAGTATTCTAGCAACAAAAATGGCAATGACATTCGGTGACTATGTTGTAACAGAAGCCGGATTCGGTGCAGATCTTGGTGCAGAGAAGTTCCTTGATATTAAATGCAGAAAAGCAGGAATACAGCCTAAACTTACTATTATTGTGGCTACTATTATGGGACTGAAAATGCACGGAGGTATGCTGGTTGGAGATTCTAACAACGGAAATATCGACAACGTAAAAGCCGGACTTGAAAATCTGGATAAGCACATCAGTAACATGCGCAATATGGGACAAAGCGTAGTTGTTACCTTAAACAGATTCAGCAACGATAAGGAGGAAGAAATAAATATCGTGAGGCAACACTGTAAAGCATGTGGAGTAGGATTCGCTATGAATGAGGCTTACATGAAAGGCGGTGAAGGATGTTTGGAACTTGCACAGTTAGCCATAGACACAATATCAAACAATCCTTCTGGAGATATTAAATTCACATATAGCGAAACTGATAGCATAAAAGACAAGATTACCAGTGTCGCAAAGAATGTATATGGTGCTAGCAACGTGGTATTCAAAAAGTCGGCAAAGAAAGCTCTTGAGCGCGTTGATGAATGGGGCCTAAGCAATTATCCTGTATGTATTGCTAAGACACAATATTCACTAAGCGACGATGCAAAGAGATATGGTGTGCCAAAGGACTTCACATTCACTATTCGTGACCTTGTCATAAACACCGGTGCCGAAATGATTGTGGCTGTAGCTGGAGACATTATGCGCATGCCCGGATTACCAAAGCATCCACAAGCAGAAAGAATTGATATTCAAGACGGTCTCCTTGTGGGACTTGAATAA
- a CDS encoding DUF5675 family protein, whose amino-acid sequence MEIIITRIAKKAEYTIGRLTINGHRICDTLEPHCIDWNKDEKVLGKTAIPEGRYRILMKLSRKFGMKMPYLMDVPNFEGVMIHQGNTPKNTQGCILVGYNTIRGLVLRSRQAMENIQDYLDTAIETKQEIWCVIK is encoded by the coding sequence ATGGAAATAATAATTACAAGAATAGCCAAGAAGGCTGAGTACACGATAGGCAGGTTGACAATAAACGGCCACAGGATATGCGACACGCTAGAGCCGCACTGCATAGACTGGAACAAGGATGAAAAGGTGCTAGGCAAGACGGCCATACCCGAGGGGCGATACAGAATACTGATGAAGCTATCGAGAAAATTCGGTATGAAAATGCCATATCTTATGGATGTGCCTAACTTTGAGGGTGTAATGATACATCAGGGCAATACGCCCAAGAACACTCAGGGCTGCATTCTCGTAGGTTATAACACCATCCGCGGTTTGGTATTGAGGAGTAGGCAGGCGATGGAAAATATCCAAGACTATCTTGATACTGCCATTGAGACTAAGCAGGAAATTTGGTGTGTGATTAAGTAA
- a CDS encoding DUF3987 domain-containing protein produces MFDIVSRFNSKPILCTKEILHNTLCSQVVVQTCREIADIVKTKIEEVERQIAATTEPGDLAALEKDEKALWDEVARLKKRLPAFCFQAHYTDGKRHNTSAEESGFCMFDVDDLDDPKATFGETAEKIKGIGVVLAHITPSTRGLRYVFRTPKGMTIAQAQLWFAGQLGIEQYDGCTKDLARISFAVPEAYVLMIDEERLFGENENQHTETKTVDERAEAKQQKNDVKPKKSLKSQVSTEKTASECVESAKEMVDEPNFKGIPFKLIIDRLLLAQGVDGEPAEGERNTTLYNLVRQLRYICDFSQSRLMQVVPRWGMSEEEVAQTVQSALSTVRRTELPPHLGQTLRLLTSQQMEMNAATADAAAGIEQADAKIIVPSSANDKTPPLPEHLPRLLDLLTKSYPQEYRAAILMSAMPILGTLATRARARYFDGAEHLLSFLTCIVAPQASGKSCTRKLVDMLLGRLQKQDNDEREKERRWMEEKKARKNSKQQPEDPRAKIRIVPATISNAMLFKRLDCSESEHLFTYAEEIDTLSKGRKSGAWSQKDDIMRQAFDNSICGQDYMSDNSWSAMVKVFYNTLTCGTPVAVHRYYNDVEGGLVSRVCFSQLPDMLGAQMPIFGRLTKDEEAEVAKWVEKLMALGRETPEKESEAIGNADEPDNASGKLPQSDPVEFDIPRVKQAIWGWLEARRLEYLETQENPALDIFRRRSAVIGFRAGLLAVLLSDEEETDEAIEFATWVASYALAEQLDLFGEEMNHLMMEGESLCSAKEKTTYYQPLLGSLPDEFTVEQLVLLRMQAGYKSPVKQVLWRWKQNGLVEKIGKNKFKKLQWK; encoded by the coding sequence ATGTTCGATATTGTAAGTAGATTTAATAGCAAACCTATTCTTTGTACAAAAGAAATATTACACAATACCTTGTGTTCGCAAGTGGTGGTGCAGACGTGCAGGGAGATAGCTGATATTGTAAAGACGAAGATAGAAGAGGTGGAGCGGCAGATAGCCGCTACCACCGAACCGGGCGACCTTGCGGCTCTCGAAAAGGACGAGAAGGCGCTGTGGGATGAGGTGGCCCGGTTGAAGAAACGCTTGCCTGCGTTCTGTTTTCAAGCGCACTATACCGACGGCAAGAGGCACAACACAAGTGCCGAGGAGAGCGGATTCTGCATGTTTGATGTGGATGATCTGGACGACCCCAAGGCCACATTTGGTGAGACGGCCGAGAAGATAAAAGGCATCGGTGTGGTGCTGGCTCACATCACCCCGTCGACCCGCGGACTGAGATATGTGTTTCGCACACCTAAAGGCATGACTATCGCACAGGCGCAACTGTGGTTTGCCGGTCAACTGGGCATCGAACAATACGACGGGTGCACGAAAGATCTTGCAAGGATTTCGTTTGCAGTGCCCGAGGCGTATGTGCTGATGATAGACGAGGAGAGGCTGTTTGGTGAAAACGAAAATCAGCATACAGAGACTAAAACTGTGGATGAACGAGCTGAAGCAAAGCAACAGAAAAACGATGTAAAACCGAAAAAAAGTCTCAAGTCTCAGGTCTCAACAGAAAAAACAGCAAGTGAGTGTGTGGAATCAGCAAAAGAAATGGTAGACGAACCCAACTTCAAAGGCATACCTTTTAAGTTGATCATTGACAGACTGCTATTGGCACAGGGTGTAGACGGCGAACCTGCTGAGGGTGAGCGTAATACCACACTTTACAATCTGGTGCGTCAATTACGATATATCTGCGACTTCTCACAATCAAGATTAATGCAGGTAGTGCCAAGATGGGGAATGAGCGAAGAAGAGGTGGCGCAAACGGTACAATCGGCTCTGTCGACTGTGCGTCGCACAGAACTGCCGCCACATCTGGGACAGACGCTACGCCTGCTTACATCACAGCAAATGGAGATGAATGCGGCTACAGCTGATGCTGCGGCAGGTATAGAACAGGCCGACGCAAAAATCATAGTCCCATCATCTGCCAATGATAAGACACCCCCTTTACCAGAGCATCTGCCGCGATTGTTAGACCTGCTTACCAAGAGTTATCCGCAAGAATACCGCGCCGCCATCCTGATGTCTGCTATGCCTATCCTCGGCACTCTGGCCACACGTGCAAGGGCAAGATATTTTGACGGAGCTGAGCATTTGCTGTCGTTCTTAACGTGTATCGTTGCGCCACAGGCGAGCGGAAAGAGTTGTACACGAAAGTTGGTCGATATGTTGCTCGGACGACTGCAAAAGCAAGACAACGACGAGCGCGAGAAGGAGCGCCGATGGATGGAAGAGAAGAAGGCGCGCAAAAACTCCAAGCAACAGCCCGAAGACCCTCGCGCAAAGATCCGCATAGTGCCTGCCACCATATCCAACGCCATGCTGTTCAAACGGTTGGACTGTTCTGAGAGCGAGCATCTCTTTACTTATGCGGAGGAAATAGACACGCTATCCAAAGGCAGAAAGAGTGGGGCATGGAGTCAGAAAGACGACATCATGCGACAGGCATTCGACAACTCTATCTGCGGTCAGGACTATATGAGCGACAACTCGTGGAGCGCAATGGTCAAGGTGTTTTACAACACGCTGACGTGCGGTACTCCTGTGGCGGTACACCGATATTATAACGACGTGGAGGGCGGACTGGTGAGCCGTGTGTGCTTCTCGCAACTGCCTGATATGCTAGGCGCTCAGATGCCTATATTCGGTAGACTGACGAAAGACGAAGAGGCAGAAGTGGCAAAATGGGTGGAGAAGTTGATGGCTCTTGGTCGGGAAACTCCCGAAAAAGAATCGGAGGCCATAGGCAATGCGGATGAACCGGACAATGCATCGGGCAAACTGCCTCAATCAGACCCCGTGGAGTTCGACATCCCCCGTGTAAAACAGGCCATATGGGGCTGGCTCGAAGCTCGTCGTCTGGAGTATCTGGAGACACAAGAGAACCCCGCGCTCGACATCTTCCGCCGCCGCTCGGCTGTAATCGGATTTAGGGCAGGACTACTGGCCGTGCTGCTTTCTGATGAAGAAGAGACCGACGAGGCCATAGAATTCGCCACATGGGTGGCAAGTTATGCGCTTGCAGAGCAGTTGGACCTGTTCGGCGAAGAGATGAACCACCTGATGATGGAAGGTGAAAGTCTTTGTTCGGCGAAGGAAAAAACTACTTATTATCAACCCTTATTGGGTTCACTGCCTGATGAGTTCACGGTAGAGCAACTTGTGCTTCTGCGCATGCAGGCGGGCTATAAGAGTCCTGTAAAACAGGTACTATGGAGATGGAAACAAAACGGACTGGTAGAAAAAATCGGTAAAAACAAATTTAAGAAACTACAATGGAAATAA